In Streptomyces sp. DG2A-72, one genomic interval encodes:
- a CDS encoding phosphodiester glycosidase family protein has product MTRRQKRFGAGRSVLALLTAFGALTGAALMGAAPAGAVQGGTRIAPGVTYEQFDIQAAKGLTRAHVLSVDLRNPKVRLGLLYPGAVAARGTVSRLADAQGAVGGVNGDFFNLTETQHPGVQATGASVGPAIAKGSALSAAVPGGQRFGPALPPGTSTKDVFGVGDDRRARLDSLSLTGSVRTPDGKVPLGGLNQYALPVGSVGAYTAKWGSVSRVRATCGTDTNRAAPCSTDTYEVTVRGGRVVSTADTPGSGTIARDSTVLVGREGGAQQLRKLSKGERVTVQHKLVPAKARKPFSFALGGFPVLTDGQPLPGLDNRTAAVRTAVGIADGGRRVILLALDGAAEYRTGLTVAEVADAMRKLGSVDAFNLDGGGSTTLVARAPGATAVTVRNHPSGGAERPVPNGIGVFSAG; this is encoded by the coding sequence GTGACGCGTCGTCAGAAACGGTTCGGAGCGGGTAGATCGGTACTGGCGCTTCTCACGGCATTCGGCGCGCTGACCGGTGCGGCCCTGATGGGGGCGGCACCGGCCGGCGCCGTTCAGGGCGGCACCCGGATCGCGCCGGGTGTCACGTACGAGCAGTTCGACATCCAGGCGGCCAAGGGTCTGACGCGGGCGCATGTGCTCAGCGTCGACCTGCGCAATCCGAAGGTCCGGCTCGGACTGCTGTATCCGGGGGCGGTGGCCGCCCGCGGGACCGTGTCCCGGCTGGCCGACGCTCAGGGCGCCGTAGGAGGCGTCAACGGCGACTTCTTCAACCTCACCGAGACCCAGCACCCGGGCGTGCAGGCGACCGGCGCGAGTGTGGGACCGGCGATCGCCAAGGGCAGCGCGCTGAGCGCCGCGGTACCGGGTGGCCAGCGCTTCGGACCCGCGCTGCCGCCCGGCACGAGCACGAAGGACGTGTTCGGAGTCGGCGACGACCGGCGGGCCCGGCTGGACAGCCTCTCCCTGACCGGGTCGGTCCGCACGCCCGACGGGAAGGTGCCGCTCGGCGGGCTCAATCAGTACGCGCTGCCCGTGGGCTCGGTCGGCGCCTACACCGCCAAGTGGGGCAGCGTCTCCCGGGTGCGCGCCACGTGCGGGACGGACACCAACCGTGCCGCGCCGTGCAGTACCGACACATACGAGGTGACGGTCCGCGGGGGACGTGTGGTGTCGACCGCCGACACCCCGGGCAGCGGCACCATCGCCCGGGACAGCACCGTGCTGGTCGGCCGGGAGGGGGGTGCGCAGCAGTTGCGAAAGCTGTCCAAGGGGGAGCGCGTCACGGTGCAGCACAAGCTGGTGCCGGCCAAGGCCCGGAAACCGTTCAGCTTCGCCCTGGGCGGCTTCCCGGTCCTGACGGACGGACAGCCGTTGCCCGGACTGGACAACAGGACCGCGGCGGTGCGCACGGCCGTGGGCATCGCGGATGGCGGGCGGCGGGTGATTCTGCTCGCGCTGGACGGCGCCGCCGAGTACCGTACCGGCCTGACAGTCGCCGAAGTCGCCGACGCCATGCGGAAGTTGGGCTCGGTCGACGCGTTCAACCTCGACGGCGGCGGGTCAACGACGCTGGTCGCCCGCGCGCCGGGTGCGACCGCCGTGACCGTACGCAACCATCCCTCCGGCGGCGCGGAACGCCCCGTCCCGAACGGCATCGGGGTCTTCTCGGCCGGCTGA